The Leptolyngbyaceae cyanobacterium genome window below encodes:
- a CDS encoding ATP-binding protein translates to MNLTQPLGSVIEGSLSEGLLVRLHPDVIVEDMRVGKFLVVEGVRSRFFCMLTDVALGTSSQRILANPPAIEDDFLREVLAGSGTYGTIELAPMLMFTPTPEPAGFYIPNGKTAKKVPAEGKAALASFQAQSSENVDLRPVKTIPSHFSQVYDASERDFRTVFGWEDDPHKRNFAIGQPLDMDVPVCIDLDRFVERSNGVFGKSGTGKSFLTRLLLSGIIRRQAAVNLIFDMHSEYGWEAVSEGKQFSTVKGLRQLFPGQVEMYTLDPQSTRRRGVRDAMELYLGYDQIEVEDIKLVSQELGLSEASLDNANILRGEFGNSWILQLLNMTNEDIKMFCEEKKGHIGSIMALQRKLLRLENLKYMRSTCPHNYVSRILQSLEAGKHVVVEFGSQSDMLSYMLVTNLITRRIHKEYVRKAELFLQTKNPIDRPQQLVITIEEAHRFLDPAIVGSTIFGIIAREMRKYFVTLLIVDQRPSGIDNEVMSQIGTRITALLNDEKDIDAIFTGVSGAGSLRSVLAKLDSKQQALILGHAVPMPVVVRTRPYDEKFYQEIADTCWAERSDEEVFAAADAAKADLGF, encoded by the coding sequence ATGAATTTAACTCAGCCATTAGGGTCAGTAATTGAAGGTTCCCTGAGTGAGGGGTTGTTAGTCCGACTTCATCCGGATGTCATCGTCGAAGATATGCGGGTAGGGAAGTTTTTGGTAGTAGAAGGAGTGCGATCGCGCTTTTTCTGTATGTTAACCGATGTGGCATTAGGAACTTCTAGCCAGCGCATTCTGGCTAATCCCCCGGCGATCGAAGATGATTTTTTACGAGAAGTTTTAGCGGGTAGCGGTACTTACGGAACGATCGAACTTGCTCCCATGTTAATGTTTACCCCCACACCAGAACCAGCTGGTTTTTACATTCCCAATGGTAAAACTGCCAAAAAAGTGCCCGCAGAAGGCAAAGCAGCATTAGCATCATTTCAAGCGCAAAGCAGCGAAAATGTAGATCTGCGCCCGGTTAAAACGATTCCCAGTCATTTCAGCCAAGTATACGATGCCTCCGAACGAGATTTTCGCACGGTGTTTGGTTGGGAAGACGATCCCCACAAGCGTAATTTCGCGATCGGTCAACCTTTAGATATGGACGTTCCCGTTTGTATCGACTTAGATCGATTCGTAGAACGCAGCAACGGCGTATTTGGTAAATCGGGAACTGGCAAATCTTTCCTCACCCGACTTTTATTATCTGGCATCATCCGCAGACAAGCCGCCGTTAACTTAATTTTCGATATGCACTCGGAATACGGTTGGGAAGCTGTCTCGGAAGGGAAGCAATTTAGCACCGTCAAAGGTTTGCGTCAGTTATTCCCCGGACAAGTAGAAATGTATACCCTCGATCCCCAATCTACCAGACGGCGAGGAGTGCGGGATGCGATGGAACTTTATTTAGGTTACGACCAAATTGAAGTAGAGGATATTAAATTAGTATCGCAAGAGTTAGGTTTATCGGAAGCTAGCCTGGATAATGCCAATATCTTGCGGGGGGAGTTTGGCAATTCCTGGATTTTGCAATTGCTGAACATGACTAATGAAGATATTAAGATGTTCTGCGAGGAGAAAAAAGGCCACATAGGTTCGATCATGGCCTTGCAACGGAAACTCCTCCGATTGGAAAATCTTAAATATATGCGATCGACTTGTCCTCATAATTACGTCAGTCGCATTTTGCAATCTCTGGAAGCCGGTAAGCACGTAGTCGTCGAATTTGGTTCCCAGTCGGATATGCTCTCCTATATGTTGGTAACCAATTTGATTACCAGGCGCATTCATAAAGAATACGTCCGCAAGGCAGAACTATTCTTGCAAACTAAAAATCCGATCGATCGCCCTCAGCAATTAGTAATTACGATCGAAGAAGCCCACCGCTTCCTAGATCCCGCAATCGTGGGAAGTACGATTTTCGGCATCATCGCCCGTGAAATGCGGAAATACTTCGTTACCTTGTTAATCGTGGATCAGCGTCCCTCCGGGATCGACAACGAAGTGATGTCTCAAATCGGTACTCGGATCACCGCCTTACTCAACGATGAAAAAGATATCGATGCCATCTTTACTGGGGTATCTGGTGCTGGTAGTTTGCGATCGGTACTGGCAAAACTCGACTCCAAACAACAAGCCTTGATCCTCGGTCACGCCGTCCCCATGCCCGTAGTAGTGCGTACCCGTCCCTACGACGAAAAATTTTATCAAGAAATTGCCGATACTTGTTGGGCAGAACGTTCCGATGAAGAAGTTTTTGCCGCAGCTGATGCTGCTAAAGCCGATCTGGGATTTTAG